TAATCCCAGAAGATAAAATAAGCTATTTTAGAAATGATTGGATGAAATCTAACATTCTAGAAAATCATGGGTCGCTTTGTTCTTTATATGAAGCCTATAAAGGTGATGGTGATAACGAAGGATTTAGAGCCGAAAACCATAAAAAGAAAGGCGATTTTAGATCTGAAGGAGATTCTCCTGCTTTTATATATGCAATTCCAACAGGACTGCGCTCTTTAGAATCACCAAATTATGGTGGTTGGGGTGGTCGCTATGTGAATGTTAGAGAAAACACTTGGTTAGATCCAGTACCTGAAGCCAACTACACCTACCCAGAAGGACGCTGGTTTACACAAACAGCATGGGGACGAAACTATATGCGTAATATATATCCTGAAAATCAGGATTTAATGAATGCCTATTTTAATCCTATAACGAGATGGGTAGATGCTTTACAGAATGATTTTGCAGCTCGTGCAGATTGGTGTGTTAAATCTTATGAAGAAGCCAACCACCCACCCATTGTAAAACTTAAAAATGCCATAGATATTTATGCAAAACCTGGCGACAAAATTAAACTTGATGGTAAAGGAACAATTGATCCTGATGGTGATAAACTTAAATATGCTTGGTGGCAACATAATGAAGCTGGAACTTATATTCATAGTATTTCTATAATAAATTCTACCGAACAAAAGGCTTCATTTACAGTTCCAAAAAATGCAGAAAAAGGACAAACTATTCATATTATTTATGAAGTAAAAGATAGTGGAACTCCCCAGCTAACTAGATATCAACGTATTATTATAACTATAAAGTAATAAATAAGCACTATGTATAAACAGTTTAGCATTACATTAATCTTGTGCATAATATTTCTATTTTCTTTTAAAATGATAGCACAATCACCATGGCAACAACATGGTAAACTGGAAGTATCCACAAACGGTCATTATATTCAACATAAAGATAAAAACCCTTTTCTATGGATTGGAGACACTGGTTGGGGAATGATTCAACAGTTAACAAGAGAAGAAATTGACCAATATTTAGATAGTCGTCAGGCACTAGGTTTTACAGTAATTCAAACTGTAGCTCATTGGTCACCTCATGGTGGAGGTATTAATAGAAGTCCGGATAACGCTGTAAATGCATATGGACATAGACCTTTTACTGGAGATGAAAAATCACCAAACACATCAGAACCTCTAGTAGTTAAAGGTGGTTCTTCAACATCCCCTAACGACTATTGGGATCATGTTGATTATGCCATTGAAGCAGTAAAAAAACGAAACATGTATATAGCACTTTTACCATGTTGGGCTTCTGAACTAGTTACTGGTACAGGACAATATACAACAGAGGAAGCCAAAACTTATGGTGAATTTATTGGGAAAAGATACGGAAAAGAACCACATGTTATTTGGGTACTTGGTGGTGATACCAAAGCACAATTTGATGGGTATGACAAGAATCAAAAATACAGCCAATACGATTACCGTGATATTTATAGAGCAATGGCAGAAGGGATTGTTAAAGGAGCGACTAATAAAACCCCTGCTTGGAATGAAAAACATTCCGCTTGGGACGAGGTTTTTTTAACTTACCATCCTAATGGAGATTATCCTTACGGATCATCACAATGGTTTCATGAAGATACTTGGCAAGATGTAAATGGTGTGGAAGTTTGGAAAGAAGTAAATGATGTATATAGAGCTATGCTAAATGATTATCAATTAAAAAACCCTGTTAAACCAAGCTTGTTCTTAGAAGGTTCTTATGAATATGGCACCTATCGTCATGAATGTGGATGGGTAACGCCAGTTAGAGTTCGCAGACAATTTTATCAAACATTTTTTGCTGGTGGGGCTGGACATACCTATGGAGCTGCTCCTATTTGGGCCATGAGAGGCAATGAAGGTGATTATAATTGTGGCTATACTTGGCAAGAAGCCTTAAATTTCCCTGGGGCAATTCAAATAGCAAAAATTGGGAAACCATTTTTAATAGACCACAAGTGGAATGAATGGATTCCAAACGGGAATGTTATTTCTGGAGTTGGTGAAAATGAAAGTTTAAAAACTGCCGTTACTACAAAATCAGGAGATATGGCATTGATTTATTTCTCTAACAACTCTAGTTGTCGTGTAAACAATGTTTTGAATAAAGATGCTGAAGCATACTGGTTTTATCCTAGAAATGGAGAAATAGAGAAAGTCTCTTCTTTTAAAGATAATGAATCGAAAGCTATGGTACCTCCATCAAATTGGGAAGATGCTATATTAGTATTGAAAAATTAAAATCATAAAATAAAACTTAAATTCCAATATGAATACATTTAAATACATATTAATTGTACTTTTTATAGTACCTCAAATACATTTACTTAATGCTCAAGAAAACAGCTCTAGTAGAATTCCGGAATATGAAATTCCATATGAATTCCCTGAAGTTGATAACATCAAGGAGGTTTTAAATAGAATTCGTGTTTATTATGAAGCTTCGAGTCCTCAAACTAT
The genomic region above belongs to Mariniflexile litorale and contains:
- a CDS encoding DUF4038 domain-containing protein, which codes for MIAQSPWQQHGKLEVSTNGHYIQHKDKNPFLWIGDTGWGMIQQLTREEIDQYLDSRQALGFTVIQTVAHWSPHGGGINRSPDNAVNAYGHRPFTGDEKSPNTSEPLVVKGGSSTSPNDYWDHVDYAIEAVKKRNMYIALLPCWASELVTGTGQYTTEEAKTYGEFIGKRYGKEPHVIWVLGGDTKAQFDGYDKNQKYSQYDYRDIYRAMAEGIVKGATNKTPAWNEKHSAWDEVFLTYHPNGDYPYGSSQWFHEDTWQDVNGVEVWKEVNDVYRAMLNDYQLKNPVKPSLFLEGSYEYGTYRHECGWVTPVRVRRQFYQTFFAGGAGHTYGAAPIWAMRGNEGDYNCGYTWQEALNFPGAIQIAKIGKPFLIDHKWNEWIPNGNVISGVGENESLKTAVTTKSGDMALIYFSNNSSCRVNNVLNKDAEAYWFYPRNGEIEKVSSFKDNESKAMVPPSNWEDAILVLKN
- a CDS encoding nucleoside hydrolase-like domain-containing protein; amino-acid sequence: MKKIPFLSFILLFLTVQTEVNSQNQKTRVIVTSDGEIDDECSMVRFLLYANEWDVEGIITSSSQYHWQGHKWAGDDWINPYLDAYENVYPNLIKHSQDYPTPEYLKSINFLGNVEAQGEMNAITPGSEHIAKVLLDESDNRHIWIQAWGGTNTIARALKTIEEEHPDKMEYVANKLRFFFIWEQDDTYQKYIRPHWGKYNIQTIICDQFWAVAYQWDKIIPEDKISYFRNDWMKSNILENHGSLCSLYEAYKGDGDNEGFRAENHKKKGDFRSEGDSPAFIYAIPTGLRSLESPNYGGWGGRYVNVRENTWLDPVPEANYTYPEGRWFTQTAWGRNYMRNIYPENQDLMNAYFNPITRWVDALQNDFAARADWCVKSYEEANHPPIVKLKNAIDIYAKPGDKIKLDGKGTIDPDGDKLKYAWWQHNEAGTYIHSISIINSTEQKASFTVPKNAEKGQTIHIIYEVKDSGTPQLTRYQRIIITIK